In bacterium, the sequence AAGGTGTCTGGGGAGAAAACTGCCTTGTTCCTCATCCAACAATAACACCACCAAACTGGACATCAATTGTTACAGGCAGTTGGATAGGAACCCATCAAATTGTTTGTTTTAATTTACTTGAAGAAGGACAACTTGAAAAAACCTATGCAGCATTTTATAAGGAAGATTGTAAAGCAGAATATATCTGGGAAGCAGCAGAAAAAATAGGTAAAAAAACAATTCTTCTGAATTATCCAAGTACCTGGCCAGAAGCAGTTAAAAATGGGATTCAGATAGGAGGAGGTGGACTTGGAATTAATGAATACAGATTAAAGGGAACTGCTGAATGGGGAATAAAATGTGATTTAAGTGCTGACTTATGTTTTACGACCGAAGAATTACCACAGAGTTATTTGATTGAAATAAAAGATATTGATGGATGGAAAAATTTGCCAGATGGGAAGAGGTTTAAAGAGGCGGAATTGAAGATTGAATTCAGATGGAGTGATTATATATCAAAAGAAAAACCATGGTATGCTCTTTTAATTGATTCAGGAAAAGGTTTTGATAAAGTTGGGATTTACAGAGAAAGAAATGGAGAGCCACTTACTATTCTTGAAAAAGGAAAATGGAGTGAAAAAATTTATACTGAAATAGAAACTGATAAAGGAAAAAAGAGGGTTGTTTTTAAAATTAAACTTCTTGAATTAACTCCTGATGGCAAAAATGTAAAAATTTATTTTACTCCTTTATGTTCTCTTTCAGGTTTTGGATTTCCTTCAGGTATTGAAAAGGAAATTGAGAATCTTGAAGGTCTTCCAATGCCGTGTGCTTTTTTTACTTCCTATGGATTTGGCTGGATTGATATTGAAACAGTTTCAGAATTGATTGATTTACAGAATATTTATCTTGGAGAATGTGCAAATTACTTACTTAAAAACAAAGAATGGGATTTATTTTTCATGCATGCTCACTGTCCTGACCATTTTTATCATGCTTTTATCAACCAGATAGATAAAGATAAAAAAGTTGAAGAAGCAGAAAGAAGGTTTTATATTTCTCTTGATAGAATGCTCGGAAGAATTTTTGAAAGCATAGATGAAAATAAAACACTTATAATAATTACATCTGACCATGGAGCAGTTCCAACATCTCAGGAATACAGGGAAGAAGGTTTTGATGTGAATAAAATTCTTGAAGAGAAAGGATTACTTGTTACTGAAATAGATGAATCAACAGGTAGAAAAAGAATTGTTTGGGAAAAAACAAAAGCAGTTGGTAAATTATCCT encodes:
- a CDS encoding alkaline phosphatase family protein; the protein is MKSEKCIVIGWDAPIVKSIKKYVEEGVMPNTKRLIDEGVWGENCLVPHPTITPPNWTSIVTGSWIGTHQIVCFNLLEEGQLEKTYAAFYKEDCKAEYIWEAAEKIGKKTILLNYPSTWPEAVKNGIQIGGGGLGINEYRLKGTAEWGIKCDLSADLCFTTEELPQSYLIEIKDIDGWKNLPDGKRFKEAELKIEFRWSDYISKEKPWYALLIDSGKGFDKVGIYRERNGEPLTILEKGKWSEKIYTEIETDKGKKRVVFKIKLLELTPDGKNVKIYFTPLCSLSGFGFPSGIEKEIENLEGLPMPCAFFTSYGFGWIDIETVSELIDLQNIYLGECANYLLKNKEWDLFFMHAHCPDHFYHAFINQIDKDKKVEEAERRFYISLDRMLGRIFESIDENKTLIIITSDHGAVPTSQEYREEGFDVNKILEEKGLLVTEIDESTGRKRIVWEKTKAVGKLSCYVYINLKSKYPNGIVDDSEYEKIQDEVIKALYDYTHPKTGKKPVAFAFKKQDARIIGLYGERIGDIVYGIYPEVNGEHGRQITTGEYGIGSMKGLFIAKGPNVKRGEIVERTIWLTDIVPTICYLLDLPVPKDCDGAVLYQIFEDPDYKRKEFDKLKKNYERMKKALETEKYLTHNY